A segment of the bacterium genome:
AGCGGATAATTCTCTGCTTAAAGTGAAAAACTTAACAAAAACCTTTAGAGTAGGCAGAAACTCTGTTTGTGCCGTTGACCATATTAGTTTTGATATACATTTTAAAAAGGTCGTATCTTTGGTCGGACAGAGCGGAAGCGGAAAGACTACTGTAGCTAGAATGCTTCTGAATTTAATCAAACCGACCGAAGGGGAGATAAGGCTTCAAGGAGTAGACACAAGAGAATTTCAAGGTAAGCGTCGTTTGGAATATTGGCGGAAGGTTCAGGGTATCTTTCAGGACCCTTTTGGAAGTTTTAACCAATTCTTCACTATTAAGAAAATTCTGGGTGATTCACTAAGGATGCGGAAAGGTGATTTAACCAGAGAAGAAAAACATGAGCTAATCAGTCAATCTCTTAAAGCGGTGCATATGGATCCGGAAGACGTGATGGATAAATATTCATTTGAATTAAGCGGAGGACAAATGCAGAGAATAATGATAGCCCGCATATCTCTCATTAACCCGAGCGTGATAATAGCGGATGAACCCACCTCTATGGTTGATGCTGTGTTAAGGTCTACCATTTTAAAACTGATTATGCAGCTCAGGGATAAACAGGGGGCAACGATAATTTTCATAACCCATGACATAGGCCTGGCATATTATGTGAGCGATCATGTTTTTATAATGCATGAGGGGAAAATTGTAGAATCAGGTGAGCCGGAAGATGTGATAATCCACCCACAGCATCCTTATACAAAGGAATTAATTAACGACGTTCCGACACTACATAAAAAGTGGGAGTTCTAATCATCGTTTAAATAAGTTGGGCGCAATCTCGCCTTTTTTGCTCCTAAACTATCATTAAGTTGTCTTGTTAGAGGAACGAGAACCGTTAGAAAATTTATTGGTTTCTAACGGGTCGAGAACGACCACTTTTCTGTTGACCGAAAATCATTCGGCCGGCGGAAGTTTGCAAAACAGAAGTTACTTCTACTGTCACTTCCTCGCCCATTAGCCCGCGCGCATTTTCCACCACAACCATCGTTCCATCGTCCAGATAGGCTATCCCTTGGTTGTGTTCTTTACCTTCTTTGACTATTCTTATCTTTAATTCTTCGCTTGGCAGAATTACCGGCTTTAATGCGTTAGCCAATTCGTTTATATTAAAGACGGCTACTCCCTGCAATTTTGCTATTTTATTTAAATTGTAATCGTTGGTAACAATTATTCCATTTATAGTTTTTGCTAATTGGACAAGTTTCGAATCCACTTCTTTTATATCCGGGAAATCCTTTTCTTCAATCACGACCTCCAAAGAACCGCTTTTTTGCATTCTATTAAGAATATCCAAGCCGCGTCTTCCCCTTTTTCTTCTTAAAGGAATAGTTGAATCGGCTATTTTTTGAAGTTCATTTAATATAAATTTAGGGATTACGATTAATCCTTCCAGAAAACCTGTTTCTGCAATATCCGCAATACGTCCGTCTATTATCACGGAGGTGTCTAATATTTTACATTTTTTATCTTCATCTCTGGGAAGTTGTGGAATCAGGAACTTGAATTCGTCTCTTTTTCTCCAAGAGACAGTCATCCCTAAATATCCTAAAGCTAAAGCAATTCCCACTTTCAAAATAAGCGATACTTCGGAAGTAAACGGAAAAGTTAAAACAGTGCCCGTGATTAAGTTGGCCAATATAAGCCCTATTAACAGCCCTATTGAGCCGGCAACCAGTCCCTTGGGCGGAGTTCTTCTTAGTGCCCACTCAAGAAACAAAATAGCTGTTGCCCATACTGCTCCCCAAAGCACGCCCCAAACATTAGGCTGAAAAATATTGTCTAATGTTTCTGAGAAATATGCCCCCGTTACTATGCAAAACATTACAAAAAGAACACGAACTATAATTGCAAACATAATCAACCTCCTTTATAAAAAAGTTGATGATTAATAGTTTATAGCAAAAACAGAAAAAATAGAAACCATAAACTATTCTAATTAGGAAAAAATTTGTTAAGCGCAGATACAA
Coding sequences within it:
- a CDS encoding ABC transporter ATP-binding protein — translated: MQADNSLLKVKNLTKTFRVGRNSVCAVDHISFDIHFKKVVSLVGQSGSGKTTVARMLLNLIKPTEGEIRLQGVDTREFQGKRRLEYWRKVQGIFQDPFGSFNQFFTIKKILGDSLRMRKGDLTREEKHELISQSLKAVHMDPEDVMDKYSFELSGGQMQRIMIARISLINPSVIIADEPTSMVDAVLRSTILKLIMQLRDKQGATIIFITHDIGLAYYVSDHVFIMHEGKIVESGEPEDVIIHPQHPYTKELINDVPTLHKKWEF
- a CDS encoding TRAM domain-containing protein, which encodes MFAIIVRVLFVMFCIVTGAYFSETLDNIFQPNVWGVLWGAVWATAILFLEWALRRTPPKGLVAGSIGLLIGLILANLITGTVLTFPFTSEVSLILKVGIALALGYLGMTVSWRKRDEFKFLIPQLPRDEDKKCKILDTSVIIDGRIADIAETGFLEGLIVIPKFILNELQKIADSTIPLRRKRGRRGLDILNRMQKSGSLEVVIEEKDFPDIKEVDSKLVQLAKTINGIIVTNDYNLNKIAKLQGVAVFNINELANALKPVILPSEELKIRIVKEGKEHNQGIAYLDDGTMVVVENARGLMGEEVTVEVTSVLQTSAGRMIFGQQKSGRSRPVRNQ